From the genome of Muricauda sp. SCSIO 64092, one region includes:
- a CDS encoding DNA alkylation repair protein gives MEDVLDKVRDALKSNIDEHALATGQKFSKEKLKYHGVRTANVRKIGKTFFKMIDSRSKSEIYDLCEDLWRSGYLEESIIACNWSQYLCDAYEPEDFSIFQHWINEYITNWASCDTFCNHTMGGFLERYPDYVEKLRDFAKSRNRWMRRAAAVSLIVPARKGKFLGDVLEIATILLLDKDDLVQKGYGWMLKVASQSHQKEVFDFVIKNKSVMPRTALRYAIEKMPKDLRTIAMAK, from the coding sequence ATGGAAGATGTTTTGGATAAAGTTCGAGATGCGCTGAAAAGCAATATTGATGAACATGCGCTGGCTACCGGTCAGAAATTTTCAAAGGAAAAGCTGAAATACCATGGGGTTCGGACTGCCAACGTAAGGAAAATAGGCAAGACCTTTTTCAAGATGATCGATTCCAGGTCGAAATCCGAAATATATGATTTATGTGAGGATTTGTGGAGGTCCGGATACCTTGAAGAATCGATTATTGCCTGCAATTGGTCCCAATACCTCTGCGATGCATATGAACCCGAAGACTTTTCAATATTCCAACACTGGATCAACGAATATATCACTAACTGGGCCTCTTGTGATACGTTTTGCAACCATACCATGGGAGGGTTCCTGGAAAGGTACCCCGATTATGTAGAAAAGCTCAGGGACTTTGCGAAATCCCGGAACAGGTGGATGCGCCGTGCCGCTGCCGTGAGTTTGATCGTACCTGCCAGAAAGGGTAAGTTTCTGGGGGATGTTCTGGAGATTGCCACTATTCTTCTCTTGGATAAGGACGATTTGGTCCAAAAGGGATATGGCTGGATGCTAAAAGTCGCCAGCCAATCGCACCAAAAGGAAGTATTCGATTTTGTAATCAAAAACAAGTCGGTAATGCCCCGTACCGCTCTAAGATATGCCATAGAGAAAATGCCAAAGGATTTAAGGACCATCGCCATGGCAAAGTAA
- a CDS encoding sulfatase: MGYQNEVKSVLPNNISKLGMALLYFLFSFHGEAQQNSTAPIDYSSLKLPERPNIVWIVAEDLSPYLPMYGDTTVATPNLGRLAKEGGKYTNVYSPAGVCAPSRAAIATGMYPTRIGAMHMRTGPWFSFKVKDGALRDHQQKYSPVYEAKPPAGVHMHSDYLRRAGYYCTNNRKEDYQFRCELTAWDESSDKAHWKNRPKDQPFFAIFNLMVTHESKIWTKAKDSLWVDNGLDVPMEPYWPKTPLAKKDVRRMYSNIKEMDHQVGVLLKELEDEGLLEKTIVFWYTDHGGPLPRSKRTIYDSGIKVPMLIRFPNGQFAGQSDHQLISFVDFKPTLLSLVGLPKPEYTDGMAWMGSHRNTEPRTYIYAAADRFDRQHDRIRAVRDTRYKYVRNLLPDRPYYLPIKFRENMDIMQELLRLHQKDSLNVQQRQWFRPEKDREELFDTWSDPDELQNLINDASHTDKLQELRGALDGWIQDTKDQGLVPETDYLEKVGDYWDQPQTAAPGFIKKGNLFQLESPTPGAAIGYQWLSPNEEPKDSWDIYTSPLESKDNKILVARAHRIGYKPSDLVEFDTN, encoded by the coding sequence ATGGGATATCAAAACGAAGTAAAATCCGTTCTACCGAATAACATCTCTAAATTAGGGATGGCCCTGTTGTATTTTTTGTTCTCCTTTCATGGGGAAGCACAGCAAAATTCCACCGCACCGATCGATTATTCAAGTTTGAAGCTTCCGGAACGGCCCAACATTGTTTGGATCGTTGCAGAAGATTTAAGTCCCTATCTGCCCATGTATGGAGACACTACCGTGGCGACTCCAAACCTTGGTAGGTTGGCAAAAGAAGGGGGCAAATATACCAATGTATATAGCCCGGCAGGGGTCTGTGCTCCCAGTCGTGCCGCTATTGCCACGGGCATGTACCCTACACGCATAGGGGCCATGCATATGCGTACAGGACCATGGTTCAGTTTCAAGGTCAAAGATGGGGCATTGCGAGACCACCAACAAAAATACAGTCCGGTGTATGAGGCCAAACCACCTGCAGGTGTACACATGCATAGCGATTACCTTAGGCGTGCAGGTTATTATTGTACCAACAATCGCAAAGAGGACTATCAATTTAGGTGTGAGTTGACCGCATGGGATGAAAGCAGTGACAAAGCCCATTGGAAAAACCGTCCCAAAGACCAGCCCTTCTTCGCCATCTTCAACCTAATGGTGACCCATGAGTCCAAAATCTGGACCAAAGCCAAGGACTCCCTTTGGGTGGACAATGGCCTGGACGTTCCCATGGAACCGTATTGGCCAAAAACGCCTCTTGCCAAAAAAGACGTTCGCAGAATGTATTCCAACATCAAGGAAATGGACCATCAAGTAGGTGTACTCTTAAAAGAACTGGAGGATGAAGGTCTTCTGGAAAAAACCATTGTTTTCTGGTATACCGATCATGGCGGGCCGCTTCCGAGGTCAAAACGTACTATCTATGATTCGGGAATAAAGGTCCCTATGTTAATTCGATTTCCAAACGGGCAATTCGCAGGCCAGAGTGACCATCAACTCATAAGTTTCGTGGATTTTAAGCCCACACTACTGTCATTGGTCGGCCTTCCCAAGCCGGAATACACCGATGGTATGGCTTGGATGGGATCACATCGGAATACCGAACCCAGAACGTACATTTATGCTGCGGCGGACCGTTTTGACCGCCAACATGATCGAATAAGGGCGGTTAGGGACACACGGTACAAATACGTCCGAAACCTGCTGCCCGATCGGCCCTATTACCTTCCCATAAAATTCAGGGAAAACATGGACATCATGCAGGAACTATTGCGATTGCACCAAAAGGATAGTCTGAATGTACAGCAACGGCAATGGTTCAGACCGGAAAAGGACCGCGAAGAGCTGTTTGATACGTGGAGCGACCCCGATGAACTTCAAAATTTAATCAATGACGCTTCCCATACCGATAAACTTCAAGAACTTCGGGGCGCACTTGACGGATGGATACAGGACACCAAAGATCAAGGTCTGGTACCTGAAACGGACTATCTGGAAAAAGTAGGGGATTACTGGGACCAACCCCAAACTGCCGCTCCCGGTTTTATCAAAAAGGGCAACCTGTTCCAGCTTGAATCCCCAACACCCGGTGCAGCCATTGGTTATCAATGGCTCTCCCCAAATGAGGAACCAAAGGATTCCTGGGACATATACACTTCGCCCCTTGAAAGTAAGGATAACAAGATACTTGTGGCCCGCGCCCACCGCATTGGATACAAACCCAGCGATTTGGTAGAGTTTGACACTAATTAA
- a CDS encoding family 43 glycosylhydrolase translates to MIKNPFAVSQVFFMVFLTTFGVFSQNGDSTKKYRTYCNPLDIDYSYMSHYRARNNVSYRSGADPAVVNFKGKFYMFVTRSHGYWSSEDMGNWTFIRPQSWYFNGCNAPAAAVKDDKIILLGDPSGRGAVIETNNPELGDWKTNFAVINVPGGVQDPNLFVDDDGKVYLYEESSNKWPIRGVELDSDNFYIPKGGQTDLFNLQPEKHGWERFGQDHRSDLKPFIEGPWMMKHNNIYYLEYGAPGTQWNVCADGVYTSKNPLGPFEYAPYNPISYKPGGFLKGSGHGSTVKDNNGNYWHFATMAISVNYKFERRLGMYPAGFEPDNGQMYVNTAYGDYPHYLPETTVENHKNRFTGWMLLSYEKPVRTNSPLVEGSPNVVDESNQGYMQEQITDFGINRINDEEIRSYWVSQANNDSIYVEIDLEKISEVRAIQINFQDYKSTVFGRPDTLRQQFRIKASLDGKNWKVIADHSKNERDMPHAYIELKRPETARYIRYEHMYCTNEYLAISELRVFGKGGGKVPRSPKNFEVTRQEDRRNANVTWDAVKNATGYVIYWGIHPEKLNLSAQIYKQPNYELRALTTEQGYYFQIEAFNENGISKRSKIRSTE, encoded by the coding sequence TTGATAAAAAATCCTTTTGCCGTTTCCCAGGTGTTTTTCATGGTGTTCTTAACAACTTTTGGCGTGTTTTCCCAAAATGGGGATTCCACAAAAAAGTATCGTACGTATTGCAATCCCTTGGATATTGATTACTCGTACATGTCACATTATCGCGCCAGGAACAATGTATCCTATCGCTCCGGTGCCGATCCGGCAGTAGTAAATTTTAAGGGCAAATTCTATATGTTCGTAACGCGATCACATGGGTATTGGAGCTCGGAGGATATGGGTAACTGGACTTTTATAAGACCACAGAGCTGGTATTTCAATGGCTGTAACGCCCCGGCCGCTGCGGTAAAGGATGATAAAATTATACTTCTGGGAGATCCTTCGGGACGCGGCGCGGTAATTGAAACCAACAACCCCGAATTGGGGGATTGGAAGACCAATTTTGCGGTAATCAATGTACCCGGTGGTGTGCAGGACCCCAATCTTTTTGTTGATGATGATGGTAAGGTTTACCTGTACGAAGAATCTTCCAACAAATGGCCCATAAGGGGTGTGGAATTGGATTCCGATAACTTTTACATTCCCAAAGGTGGGCAAACCGATCTTTTTAACCTTCAACCGGAAAAGCATGGATGGGAACGCTTTGGACAGGACCATCGTTCGGATTTAAAACCTTTTATAGAAGGTCCATGGATGATGAAGCACAACAATATCTATTATTTGGAATACGGGGCCCCGGGCACCCAATGGAACGTATGTGCAGATGGTGTTTACACCAGTAAAAATCCACTTGGGCCCTTTGAATACGCTCCCTACAATCCTATTTCCTATAAACCGGGGGGCTTCCTAAAAGGCTCTGGCCATGGGAGTACGGTAAAAGATAATAATGGAAATTACTGGCATTTTGCCACTATGGCCATTTCGGTAAATTATAAGTTCGAACGTAGACTGGGAATGTACCCAGCAGGTTTTGAACCCGATAACGGTCAAATGTATGTAAACACGGCCTACGGTGATTATCCGCATTACTTACCGGAAACAACGGTGGAGAACCATAAAAACCGTTTTACGGGGTGGATGTTGCTTTCCTATGAAAAGCCCGTTAGGACCAATTCCCCCCTGGTAGAAGGTTCCCCAAACGTGGTGGACGAAAGTAACCAAGGCTATATGCAAGAACAGATTACGGATTTTGGAATCAACCGGATCAATGACGAGGAAATCCGTTCGTACTGGGTTTCCCAGGCAAACAACGATTCCATTTATGTGGAAATCGATTTGGAAAAAATAAGTGAGGTCAGGGCAATCCAAATCAATTTCCAAGACTATAAGAGTACTGTTTTTGGTCGGCCCGATACCTTAAGACAGCAGTTCCGAATCAAAGCTTCCTTGGATGGAAAAAATTGGAAGGTCATTGCGGACCATTCCAAAAACGAACGGGATATGCCCCACGCCTACATTGAATTGAAACGTCCGGAAACCGCAAGATACATCCGGTACGAACATATGTATTGCACGAATGAGTATCTTGCTATATCGGAATTAAGGGTTTTTGGCAAGGGAGGTGGCAAAGTACCGCGAAGTCCTAAAAATTTTGAGGTTACCCGGCAAGAAGATCGAAGAAACGCGAATGTCACTTGGGATGCCGTGAAGAACGCTACCGGCTATGTCATTTACTGGGGAATCCACCCTGAAAAACTAAATCTTTCGGCCCAAATATATAAGCAGCCCAATTATGAGTTACGTGCACTTACTACAGAACAGGGATATTACTTTCAGATTGAAGCTTTTAATGAAAATGGGATATCAAAACGAAGTAAAATCCGTTCTACCGAATAA
- a CDS encoding Two component regulator three Y domain-containing protein has translation MTLPKKITFLFVLFQVMVSAQNLLPPVYNYSLLDYKGAGENWDLTTNEQGELFVANNKGMLHFDGEEWNLYKLPNNTIIRSILSHGDRIYTGSYEEFGYWKKNGDGLFEYHSLTHLIQDHTFTSEEFWEILPIKGMIVFRSFSSIYIYEKNQIRVIDPPQVISDFIEYEGKLLVAAGRAGLYELVNEVLKPLDHQKPLKGKTLTDMVVVDRKLLIGSKLDGCFVFDGNNIEPWQNTLNAELKSHQLNKIVSLTNGKLAFGTIKNGVYLNDSQTGTSQIVNRKTGLQNNTVLSMLQYEDQLWLGLDNGVARLRLDNSITYYTDYSGALGMVYDMALYEGKVYLGSNTGVFYFESDRLKFVNGSQGHVWDLEIIDNDLVCGHNTGTFKVKENTFKRMSNFAGGYEIIRIPEQKDRYMQGIYTGLLTYHKGFDGQWEVTEVTGIGFPVKQLCFESPHVLWVAHPYKGFYRIHLNEDYSSVSKIDEFNGDSVPNNYNVKIYKIKNQIVFCSQGSWYKYDTILEEIVPFVEFGRFKDQELLSFEGDYFWFVDGEGNKDLVRTDLKTDSLVIGDLALRRRLVPEAQRMVRINDSISYITLSDGFAKVNVAQLKQRLNNYQLPVPELTFIKDKERSYVPDLEPLPFSFKKSRILTVGFATPKSIQPRYHYALSGPENHSGYVEEGVVSFQNLAYGDYVFEVSTVGIDNRASEANSFEFKIAPPWFLSNLSVTLYLVLVLICVILVRRYNQAKLKRKQKELEEQMQKEQDRRIAQLEREELAKKVKLKQNELASTALNIARKNEMILELKNMLVLNKDNFPNSQRFRSFIRKLNNSVKDTEDWKRFEVSFKELHEDFFERLLMEYPELTPKDLKLCAYLKMNLSTKEIAPLMGITIRGVEIHRYRLRKKLELESTKNLSNFLITFS, from the coding sequence ATGACCCTGCCCAAAAAAATAACGTTCCTATTTGTTCTGTTCCAGGTAATGGTTTCGGCACAAAACCTTCTGCCTCCGGTCTACAACTATTCATTGTTGGATTATAAAGGGGCAGGAGAGAATTGGGATTTGACTACAAATGAACAGGGGGAATTGTTTGTGGCCAACAATAAAGGGATGCTTCACTTTGATGGTGAGGAATGGAATTTGTACAAGTTGCCCAATAACACCATCATTCGTTCCATTCTTTCACATGGTGACCGTATATATACCGGTTCCTATGAAGAGTTTGGGTATTGGAAAAAAAATGGGGATGGTCTTTTTGAGTATCATTCCCTCACCCATCTAATACAAGATCACACATTTACCAGTGAAGAGTTTTGGGAAATACTCCCTATAAAGGGAATGATTGTTTTTCGTTCTTTTTCTTCCATATATATCTATGAAAAGAACCAAATAAGGGTTATTGACCCTCCCCAGGTCATCTCAGATTTCATTGAATATGAAGGAAAACTTCTTGTGGCGGCAGGAAGGGCCGGTCTTTATGAACTGGTAAATGAAGTTTTGAAACCCCTTGACCATCAAAAACCATTAAAAGGTAAAACGTTAACGGACATGGTGGTCGTTGACAGGAAACTGTTGATAGGATCCAAATTGGATGGCTGTTTTGTTTTTGATGGCAATAACATTGAACCTTGGCAAAATACCCTAAATGCTGAACTTAAATCCCATCAACTAAATAAAATAGTAAGCTTGACAAATGGAAAGCTCGCCTTTGGAACCATAAAGAATGGTGTTTACTTAAATGATTCCCAAACCGGAACTTCACAGATTGTAAATAGAAAAACGGGATTGCAAAACAATACCGTCCTTTCCATGCTGCAATATGAAGATCAGCTTTGGTTAGGTCTTGATAACGGTGTTGCACGACTAAGGCTTGATAATTCAATCACCTACTACACGGATTACTCGGGTGCATTGGGCATGGTGTATGATATGGCCCTATACGAGGGGAAAGTCTATTTGGGAAGTAACACGGGGGTCTTCTATTTTGAATCGGATCGCCTAAAATTCGTAAATGGTTCACAAGGTCACGTTTGGGACTTGGAAATCATTGATAATGATTTGGTATGTGGTCACAATACAGGGACGTTCAAGGTTAAGGAAAACACTTTTAAGCGTATGTCCAATTTTGCCGGGGGGTATGAAATTATAAGAATCCCTGAGCAAAAGGATAGGTATATGCAAGGAATTTATACTGGACTTTTAACCTATCACAAAGGATTTGATGGACAATGGGAGGTAACCGAGGTTACTGGAATTGGTTTTCCTGTAAAACAATTGTGTTTTGAAAGCCCTCACGTACTTTGGGTGGCCCATCCCTACAAAGGTTTTTATCGGATCCATCTGAATGAGGATTATTCCAGCGTCTCCAAAATCGATGAATTTAACGGCGATAGCGTTCCAAACAATTACAATGTAAAGATTTACAAAATCAAAAACCAAATTGTGTTTTGTAGTCAAGGAAGTTGGTACAAATACGATACAATTCTTGAGGAAATTGTTCCTTTTGTGGAGTTTGGGCGATTTAAGGATCAGGAGTTATTGAGTTTTGAAGGGGATTATTTTTGGTTTGTGGATGGGGAAGGGAACAAGGATTTGGTCAGAACGGATTTAAAGACGGATAGTTTGGTCATTGGCGACCTGGCCTTACGCAGACGGTTGGTGCCCGAAGCCCAAAGGATGGTAAGAATAAATGATAGCATTTCCTATATAACACTTAGTGATGGTTTTGCAAAGGTCAATGTGGCACAATTAAAACAGCGATTGAACAACTATCAATTGCCCGTCCCAGAATTGACTTTTATCAAGGATAAAGAGCGCTCGTATGTTCCGGATTTGGAACCCCTGCCTTTTTCATTTAAGAAATCGAGAATTTTAACCGTTGGGTTTGCAACACCAAAGTCCATTCAACCCCGTTACCATTACGCATTATCCGGTCCTGAAAACCATAGCGGATATGTTGAGGAAGGTGTGGTGTCGTTTCAAAACCTTGCTTATGGCGATTACGTATTTGAAGTGTCAACAGTTGGCATTGACAACAGGGCATCCGAGGCAAATTCTTTTGAGTTTAAGATTGCCCCTCCCTGGTTTTTGTCCAATTTGAGCGTTACCCTTTATTTAGTATTGGTGTTGATTTGCGTCATTTTGGTTAGAAGATACAACCAGGCAAAGCTCAAAAGGAAGCAAAAGGAACTTGAAGAGCAGATGCAGAAGGAACAGGACAGAAGAATCGCTCAATTGGAAAGGGAAGAGTTGGCGAAGAAAGTGAAACTCAAACAAAATGAACTGGCCAGTACGGCATTGAACATTGCCAGGAAGAATGAAATGATTTTGGAATTGAAGAACATGTTGGTGCTCAACAAGGACAATTTTCCCAATTCCCAACGTTTCCGTTCTTTTATCAGAAAACTGAACAACTCGGTAAAGGACACTGAGGATTGGAAAAGGTTCGAAGTCAGTTTTAAGGAATTGCACGAAGATTTTTTTGAACGTCTTTTGATGGAATATCCGGAGCTTACCCCTAAGGATCTTAAACTCTGTGCCTATCTTAAAATGAATCTATCCACCAAAGAAATAGCTCCCTTAATGGGAATAACCATAAGGGGCGTTGAAATACATAGGTACAGATTGCGAAAAAAACTGGAATTGGAAAGCACCAAAAACCTATCAAATTTCCTAATTACCTTCTCGTAG